In the Haloferula helveola genome, one interval contains:
- a CDS encoding prenyltransferase/squalene oxidase repeat-containing protein: protein MKLQFLTALLASSLLYAETSIEAPPAAPAPAKTTEVAPTPEPSPAPQPEPKPVSEPKPLGTAANNGLAWLAKTQNADGGWGQGGGWRVNLSNGQGGGRVEGADVADPSDIGNTAIVLQAFIRAGFRADKGEYSAVTSRAAEFILSQVEKCDSDTLFVTDVRDTQLQSKIGRYVDTFLAAQILSELKGQLSEANEARRAKLLDKVIAKIEKHQNDEGAFAGNSGWAATLSQGICSNALNSAFAAGAKIKAETLEKDHLQNADGLDRQTGTVAAGRAVGDAGVDIYRYASKLRGMTGYAWTNDKRRQELNTVVNSPTASDNEKEQASDELKKIDRSDADQQVLLKQVAAKAGEQKFVNGFGNNGGEEFISYMNIGEALRSEGGEAWTNWDAKMTKTLNDAQNADGSWSGQHCITGRTFCTASALMVLMTDRAPVPVESPIAAKDGQDQQ from the coding sequence ATGAAACTCCAATTCCTGACCGCACTGCTCGCGAGCTCCCTGCTCTACGCCGAGACCTCGATCGAGGCCCCGCCGGCCGCCCCCGCGCCGGCGAAAACCACCGAAGTCGCCCCCACTCCGGAACCGTCCCCCGCTCCCCAACCCGAACCGAAGCCCGTTTCCGAACCGAAGCCGCTCGGCACCGCCGCCAACAACGGCCTCGCATGGCTCGCCAAGACCCAGAACGCCGACGGTGGCTGGGGGCAAGGCGGCGGCTGGCGCGTGAACCTTTCCAACGGACAAGGGGGCGGTCGCGTCGAAGGCGCGGACGTTGCCGATCCGTCCGACATCGGCAACACCGCGATCGTCTTGCAAGCCTTCATCCGCGCCGGCTTCCGGGCCGACAAAGGTGAGTATTCGGCCGTCACGTCGAGAGCGGCGGAGTTCATCCTCTCACAAGTCGAGAAATGCGACTCGGACACGTTGTTCGTCACCGACGTTCGTGACACCCAGCTGCAATCGAAGATCGGCCGCTACGTCGACACCTTCCTCGCGGCTCAGATCCTCTCGGAACTCAAAGGACAGCTCTCGGAGGCCAACGAAGCGCGGCGTGCCAAGCTCCTCGACAAGGTCATCGCCAAAATCGAAAAGCATCAGAACGACGAGGGCGCCTTCGCCGGCAACAGCGGATGGGCCGCAACCCTGTCCCAAGGCATTTGCAGCAACGCGCTGAACTCCGCCTTCGCCGCCGGCGCCAAGATCAAGGCGGAGACCTTGGAGAAGGATCACCTCCAGAATGCGGACGGACTCGACCGCCAGACTGGAACCGTCGCCGCGGGACGTGCCGTCGGTGACGCGGGCGTCGACATCTACCGCTATGCCTCGAAGCTCCGCGGCATGACCGGCTACGCGTGGACCAACGACAAGCGCCGGCAGGAGCTGAACACGGTGGTCAATTCGCCAACGGCATCCGACAACGAGAAGGAACAGGCGAGCGATGAGCTGAAGAAGATCGACCGCTCCGATGCCGACCAGCAGGTCCTGCTCAAGCAGGTGGCCGCGAAGGCAGGTGAACAGAAATTCGTCAACGGTTTCGGCAACAACGGCGGCGAGGAATTCATCAGCTACATGAACATCGGCGAGGCGCTCCGCTCCGAGGGCGGCGAGGCGTGGACCAACTGGGATGCCAAGATGACGAAGACGCTCAACGACGCGCAGAACGCCGACGGATCGTGGTCGGGCCAGCACTGCATCACCGGGCGCACCTTCTGCACCGCCAGCGCGCTAATGGTGCTCATGACCGACCGCGCCCCAGTGCCGGTCGAATCTCCGATCGCCGCCAAAGACGGTCAGGACCAGCAATGA
- a CDS encoding PsbP-related protein — translation MIRPLIATLLLALPLLAGDRVKFSDDAYSLEFPQGWKKAKSPTPDAEFARQSADETVIVSVNCSKIPAGAEADLDAMGKATAKNYAEVIQFKGEAKMSDGTLDGCKAKFITMAPQNEEEGQLGMFVILIDSREHLVRVIATMAPQLTNETREACLGVVKSFRREDTDEKKEE, via the coding sequence ATGATCCGTCCTCTCATCGCCACACTTCTCCTCGCCCTGCCGCTGCTCGCGGGCGACCGGGTGAAATTCTCCGACGACGCGTATTCGCTCGAGTTCCCGCAGGGCTGGAAGAAGGCCAAGTCCCCGACGCCCGACGCCGAGTTCGCGCGACAGAGCGCGGACGAAACGGTGATCGTCTCGGTGAACTGCAGCAAGATTCCGGCAGGGGCCGAAGCCGACCTCGATGCGATGGGCAAGGCGACGGCCAAGAACTACGCCGAAGTGATCCAATTCAAAGGCGAGGCGAAGATGTCCGACGGCACCCTCGATGGTTGCAAAGCCAAGTTCATCACGATGGCCCCTCAGAACGAGGAGGAAGGACAGCTTGGCATGTTCGTGATTCTCATCGACAGCCGCGAGCACCTGGTCCGCGTGATTGCAACGATGGCTCCCCAACTCACCAACGAGACCCGCGAAGCTTGCCTCGGCGTCGTGAAGTCCTTCCGTCGCGAGGATACCGACGAGAAGAAGGAAGAGTGA
- a CDS encoding MYG1 family protein, with the protein MSIRQILTHPGGAHKDEFLACCVLASVHRCEIVRREPNDADLADPEVAVIDVGGEHERERSNFDHHQFPADHDPVCALSLVLMDLGVYEDARRFCDWLETSERLDVTGPRGTAAWLGVEPEVMAKLNSPIDITLLRRFASVSEVSPGEPLYEVMCWIGGDLLEYLRSLRERLEFIAQHAEVWEVGELKVLFMPRTEPLPDEPSAGLGRHLEAIGLEETVSGLVYPDRRGSGYGLSRFRDDLRFDFTRIEKEDDVHFAHARGFVAKSSATDAERLRELLLAAQV; encoded by the coding sequence ATGTCGATTCGCCAGATCCTGACCCACCCCGGCGGCGCGCATAAGGACGAGTTCCTCGCCTGCTGCGTGCTCGCCTCCGTGCACCGCTGCGAGATTGTCCGGCGCGAGCCGAACGATGCGGACCTCGCCGACCCGGAGGTCGCGGTCATCGACGTCGGCGGCGAGCACGAGCGCGAACGCTCGAACTTCGACCACCACCAGTTTCCCGCTGACCACGATCCGGTCTGCGCGCTCAGTCTCGTGTTGATGGATCTGGGGGTTTACGAGGACGCCCGACGCTTCTGTGACTGGCTCGAAACTTCCGAGCGTCTCGACGTCACCGGTCCCCGCGGAACGGCGGCCTGGCTCGGGGTCGAGCCCGAGGTGATGGCGAAGCTGAACTCCCCCATCGACATTACGCTGCTGCGCCGGTTTGCCTCGGTTTCGGAGGTTTCGCCCGGCGAGCCACTCTACGAGGTCATGTGTTGGATCGGCGGCGACCTCCTGGAGTATCTGCGTTCTTTGCGCGAGCGCCTCGAGTTCATCGCGCAGCACGCGGAAGTGTGGGAGGTCGGTGAGCTGAAGGTGCTGTTCATGCCGCGCACCGAGCCGCTGCCCGATGAACCGTCGGCCGGACTTGGCCGTCATCTTGAGGCGATCGGTCTGGAGGAAACGGTCTCGGGCCTTGTCTATCCCGACAGGCGCGGTTCCGGCTACGGGCTGTCGCGTTTCCGGGATGACCTGCGCTTCGACTTCACACGCATCGAGAAGGAGGACGACGTCCACTTCGCGCATGCCCGAGGCTTCGTCGCTAAGAGTTCCGCAACCGATGCGGAGAGGTTGCGTGAGCTCCTTTTGGCCGCGCAGGTGTGA
- a CDS encoding bifunctional GNAT family N-acetyltransferase/carbon-nitrogen hydrolase family protein codes for MLPKEYETDKGSVMVRNPRAADIPDMIALHRRCFPYMVAADGAWEESELKSHLDVFEEGQLVAEIDGKIVGVASSLIVSMGRNPLRKHTYYGITDDGYFYNHDPQGDTLYGAEVYVDPEMRGRGIGKALYEARRDLCRRLNLRRILAGGRLSNYADHADRLTPEEYVWQVQEGKIQDPVLGFQVSQGFAVRSVMPNYIRDPRSKDFASLIEWLNSDYQANDDDSAKVRVACVQYQMRRLKDFDDFANQVRYFVETAGEDYNAEFVLFPEFLSVQLLSGLQAMGSREGIRKLAEFTPQFIELMGTLAREQGLYLIAGSHPVAQSDGRLENTAMIFRPDGTYVSQPKLHITPSERTWWGISGGDSLVVVQTPKARIGVLICYDVEFPEAARYLADRGVEILFVPYCTDNRQGYMRVNTCAAARAIENQIYVATAGVVGNLPDVPAMDIHYGRASVFTPSDFEFARDGIHAQADANVETMLVTDLDISDLYRSRQSGAVTPISDRRTDLFEFQSKLSNEMIGRGVEEGTIESE; via the coding sequence GTGCTTCCGAAAGAATACGAGACGGACAAGGGATCGGTAATGGTGAGGAATCCGCGAGCCGCGGACATCCCCGACATGATCGCGCTGCACCGGCGCTGCTTTCCCTACATGGTCGCGGCCGACGGAGCGTGGGAAGAGAGTGAGCTGAAGTCCCACCTCGATGTGTTCGAGGAAGGCCAGTTGGTCGCCGAGATCGACGGCAAGATCGTCGGAGTGGCATCTTCGCTGATCGTCAGCATGGGCCGTAACCCGCTTCGCAAGCACACCTACTACGGCATCACCGACGACGGCTACTTCTACAACCACGATCCGCAGGGCGACACGCTTTACGGCGCGGAGGTTTATGTCGATCCGGAGATGCGGGGCCGCGGCATTGGGAAGGCGCTCTATGAAGCGAGGCGCGACCTCTGCCGCCGGCTAAACCTGCGTCGCATCCTCGCCGGCGGGAGGCTGTCGAACTACGCCGACCATGCCGACCGGTTGACCCCCGAGGAGTATGTCTGGCAGGTCCAGGAAGGGAAGATTCAGGATCCGGTGCTCGGCTTCCAGGTTTCCCAGGGATTCGCGGTCCGGAGCGTGATGCCGAACTACATCCGCGACCCGAGGTCGAAGGACTTCGCATCGCTGATCGAGTGGCTGAACTCCGACTACCAGGCGAACGACGATGACAGCGCGAAGGTCCGGGTTGCCTGCGTTCAGTACCAGATGCGCCGTTTGAAGGACTTCGATGACTTCGCCAACCAGGTCCGGTATTTCGTCGAAACCGCGGGTGAGGACTACAATGCCGAGTTCGTCCTGTTCCCCGAGTTCCTCAGTGTCCAGTTGCTCAGTGGCTTGCAAGCGATGGGATCGCGGGAGGGTATCCGCAAGCTGGCGGAATTCACGCCGCAGTTCATCGAGTTGATGGGAACGCTGGCACGCGAACAGGGACTCTATCTGATCGCCGGTTCGCATCCGGTCGCGCAGTCCGACGGCCGTTTGGAGAATACCGCGATGATCTTCCGCCCCGACGGCACGTACGTTTCGCAGCCGAAGCTTCACATCACTCCGTCGGAGCGGACGTGGTGGGGAATCTCGGGCGGCGACTCGCTGGTGGTCGTCCAGACGCCGAAGGCGAGAATCGGCGTGCTGATTTGCTACGATGTCGAGTTTCCGGAAGCCGCCCGCTACCTTGCGGACCGGGGAGTCGAGATCCTCTTCGTCCCCTACTGCACGGACAACCGTCAGGGCTACATGCGCGTCAATACCTGCGCCGCCGCGCGGGCGATTGAGAACCAGATCTACGTCGCCACCGCCGGTGTAGTCGGCAATCTGCCCGATGTGCCGGCGATGGACATCCACTACGGCCGGGCCAGCGTGTTCACGCCGAGCGACTTCGAGTTTGCCCGCGACGGCATCCACGCTCAGGCGGATGCCAACGTCGAAACGATGCTGGTGACCGACCTCGACATTTCCGATCTGTATCGCTCCCGCCAGAGCGGGGCGGTGACCCCGATCAGCGACCGCCGGACGGACCTCTTCGAGTTCCAGTCGAAGCTCTCGAACGAGATGATCGGCCGCGGAGTGGAGGAGGGCACGATCGAGTCCGAGTGA
- a CDS encoding LysR family transcriptional regulator — translation MEFLNYHHLRYFRVIAGEGNLTRAARSLNLSPPALSVQLRQLEESLGHTLFERLPTGLELTEAGRVALDYADSIGRAGEELMDVMRHRVGPGRQMLRVGAVATLSRNFQLEFLKPAMHRADVELVLRSGSLSELIVSLQAHQVDVVLSNEAVRRDAERPWHSHRLADQAVSLVGAPEWKAKRLKFPRDFDDVPLVLPSFESNTRAAFDRLLASAGVRPRVMAEVDDMAMLRLLAREGEGLALVPPVVVQDEIASGALVVTHRIAEIRETFHAVTPSRRFPNPLVGELIEAMAAKGMRAPRRKKASS, via the coding sequence GTGGAGTTCCTGAACTACCATCACCTCCGCTACTTCCGGGTGATTGCCGGCGAGGGCAACCTGACGAGAGCGGCCCGCAGTCTGAACCTTTCGCCCCCGGCGCTCAGCGTGCAGCTGAGGCAGCTTGAGGAGAGTCTCGGACACACGCTTTTCGAGCGTCTTCCGACAGGCCTCGAACTGACCGAGGCGGGTCGGGTCGCCCTGGATTATGCGGATTCGATCGGACGGGCGGGGGAGGAGCTGATGGATGTGATGAGGCACCGGGTCGGGCCGGGGCGTCAGATGCTCCGGGTCGGCGCGGTCGCGACCCTTTCCCGCAACTTCCAGCTCGAGTTCCTGAAGCCGGCGATGCACCGGGCGGATGTCGAGCTTGTCCTCCGGTCGGGATCGCTTTCCGAACTGATCGTTTCCCTGCAGGCGCACCAGGTGGATGTGGTCCTGTCGAACGAGGCGGTACGGCGCGACGCCGAGCGCCCTTGGCACAGCCATCGGCTGGCGGATCAGGCGGTGTCGCTCGTTGGTGCTCCGGAGTGGAAGGCGAAGCGGTTGAAGTTTCCGCGCGACTTCGATGATGTTCCGCTCGTGCTGCCGAGTTTCGAGAGCAATACCCGCGCGGCGTTCGACCGTCTGCTGGCTTCGGCGGGCGTGCGGCCCCGGGTGATGGCGGAAGTGGATGACATGGCCATGCTCCGCCTGCTGGCGAGGGAGGGTGAGGGGCTCGCGTTGGTGCCGCCGGTGGTGGTTCAGGACGAAATCGCTTCCGGCGCTCTGGTGGTGACCCACCGGATCGCCGAGATCCGCGAGACCTTCCATGCGGTCACTCCGAGCCGGCGCTTCCCGAATCCGCTCGTCGGGGAGCTTATCGAGGCGATGGCTGCCAAAGGGATGCGTGCGCCCCGGCGGAAGAAGGCGTCCAGTTGA
- a CDS encoding proton-conducting transporter membrane subunit, which yields MHASDLLHPLIIASLPLAAGLVIRLFPSKASRIAAPAAAAAAVTALLLTFLPKATPGLARLDLLATTMALLVASLGAVVLRFATRYLDGDPGLSRFLSWMSLTLGSVLTVVTSNHLLLMIGAWTATSLCLHRLLLHHPDRSGAVFAARKKFVFSRLAEVSLLTAAILLHNGHGTWRIDELVSSIASGNHAGLPAAAFLLAFGAMLKSAQFPFHSWLPDTMDTPTPVSAFMHAGIINAGGFLVLRLAPVFTAAPSALWLLAVVGTVTAVFGAIVMLVQPGVKRSLAFSTIAQMGFMMIQCGLGAWGLALLHLVAHSLYKAHAFLRAGSTIGAVPRAAIPLTTPSLALGIAAGVALVAAIATGLHAALPANSPSPPVFLSILALGLSYGIARSWSGHRRNLFPGLAAATGIASLAVALHTVAGSVMAGPAAPAVPAWLSIFVALSFIGLFLFQSLLWRASAHPLGRFLYVQALNGFYIGTIANRLLNRLWPRQPLA from the coding sequence ATGCACGCCTCCGACCTGCTCCACCCGCTCATCATCGCCTCCCTGCCCCTCGCTGCGGGACTCGTCATCCGGCTGTTCCCGTCCAAGGCAAGCCGGATCGCCGCCCCTGCGGCTGCCGCGGCCGCCGTGACCGCCCTCCTCCTTACCTTCCTGCCGAAGGCGACACCCGGACTGGCAAGGTTGGACCTGCTCGCCACGACCATGGCACTTCTGGTCGCGTCCCTCGGAGCGGTGGTCCTGAGATTCGCCACCCGCTATCTCGACGGAGACCCCGGGCTCTCCCGCTTCCTCTCATGGATGAGCCTCACTCTCGGCTCGGTGCTCACCGTGGTCACTTCGAACCACCTGCTTCTGATGATCGGAGCATGGACGGCGACCAGCCTCTGTCTCCATCGACTGCTTCTCCATCACCCGGACCGGTCGGGAGCGGTTTTCGCGGCACGGAAGAAGTTCGTCTTCAGCCGCCTTGCCGAAGTCTCCCTGCTTACGGCCGCCATCCTGCTCCACAACGGGCACGGAACCTGGCGGATTGACGAACTCGTTTCTTCCATCGCCTCCGGCAATCATGCCGGACTTCCCGCCGCCGCCTTCCTGCTCGCCTTCGGCGCGATGCTGAAGTCGGCCCAGTTTCCCTTCCACAGCTGGTTGCCCGACACCATGGACACGCCCACACCGGTGTCCGCGTTCATGCATGCCGGGATCATCAACGCCGGCGGGTTCCTCGTCCTGCGCCTCGCACCGGTCTTCACGGCAGCCCCCTCGGCACTCTGGCTCCTTGCGGTCGTCGGCACCGTCACAGCGGTTTTCGGCGCAATCGTCATGCTCGTGCAACCGGGTGTGAAGAGATCCCTCGCCTTCTCCACCATCGCGCAGATGGGCTTCATGATGATCCAATGCGGACTCGGCGCATGGGGCCTCGCGCTCCTCCACCTCGTCGCCCACTCGCTCTACAAGGCGCACGCCTTCCTGCGCGCCGGATCCACGATCGGAGCCGTCCCGCGGGCCGCCATTCCGCTCACCACCCCGTCCCTCGCTCTGGGCATCGCCGCGGGAGTCGCGCTGGTCGCGGCAATTGCAACGGGACTACACGCCGCGCTGCCCGCCAACTCCCCCAGCCCGCCCGTGTTCCTGTCCATCCTCGCTCTCGGGCTTTCCTACGGCATCGCCCGTAGTTGGTCCGGACACCGGCGGAACCTCTTCCCCGGCCTCGCCGCCGCAACCGGCATCGCGAGCCTCGCGGTGGCCCTGCACACGGTCGCCGGCTCCGTGATGGCCGGACCGGCAGCCCCCGCCGTCCCGGCCTGGCTTTCGATCTTCGTCGCCCTCTCTTTCATCGGGCTCTTCCTCTTCCAGTCCCTCCTCTGGCGGGCTTCGGCGCACCCTCTCGGACGGTTCCTCTACGTCCAGGCGCTGAACGGCTTCTACATCGGAACCATCGCCAACCGCCTCCTCAACCGCCTCTGGCCCCGCCAACCCCTCGCCTGA
- a CDS encoding DUF2309 domain-containing protein, with protein MTTTSTITPPVATDLQPAISEALKRIAPLWPLEHFVAVNPFLGLVDRPFSDACATLRRTAGQAPVQSPDAYLRAWNEGEITPNDLATVTGGRWTRESLIDALENADEAQLLHPVATFADIIDQTLPNAHWARFITEEVAKWCAVHFDRNQTTWVSPWRDLGLFAAWKSSACHDRKPEAFGLPGFREFVKSLPDDPNTAIRACLDQLEPAGVDIADFLHRQLVSVAGWAGHIQYLVREDAMRGDENQTLLDLLAIRLSYDAALHRAFGSDPQITTAWRHHGVSAETSELDEALTRWQQAYEAGYQRKLAAELTSQPSAPSTSRPPVQAVFCIDVRSEIVRRHLEAALPGTHTLGFAGFFGFPVAHQTADACKPTPRCPALLVPPIVSHEKQPANADRKRAGNGAWKAFQNSATSCFTFVESLGLGFGAKLIAARDPKPSHDSPKPEIADLPATERADLAEGALRGMSLTKNFARLVLLCGHGSHSANNPFASSLECGACGGHAGDVNARLAAATFNDPQVRDLLAKKGIVIPDDTHFLAGRHDTLSDDFHLYDCESAPATHHREIAELRAALTTAGAAARKERAPKLGLGDLDGHALDKAVRDRGRDIAQLRPEWALANNASLVAAPRSRTSGLNLEGRAFLHEYHPENDPESKVLTAILTAPVVVASWINLQYYGSRINPEVLAAGNKTIHQVVGGIGVIEGNAGDLRTGLPLQSIHDGKRFVHEPRRLTVFIESRTELIDAVLDAHPEVRQLFDHQWIHLVCLTGDTAMQRRNGRWHPIGSDPSETSTTSDSMNMNPNQRYQLIDGKFTPEQARHVLLSLVKSKIDFHSIEKLSHEERFGEDATQPQRRLAELRKLRDTLLETCESMAETGTQVRINGWIEIEPLPEPQLAAQAAKREPEAAH; from the coding sequence ATGACCACCACTTCCACCATCACTCCGCCGGTCGCCACCGACCTCCAACCCGCGATCAGCGAGGCCCTCAAGCGCATCGCGCCACTCTGGCCGCTTGAGCACTTCGTCGCCGTGAATCCGTTCCTCGGTCTCGTCGACCGCCCCTTCAGCGATGCCTGCGCGACGCTCCGGCGGACCGCCGGACAGGCACCGGTCCAATCCCCCGACGCTTACCTTCGGGCTTGGAATGAGGGTGAGATCACACCGAACGATCTCGCCACGGTAACCGGGGGCCGTTGGACCCGCGAGAGCCTGATCGACGCTTTGGAGAATGCCGACGAGGCCCAACTGCTCCACCCCGTCGCCACCTTCGCCGACATCATCGACCAGACGCTTCCCAACGCCCACTGGGCGCGGTTCATCACCGAGGAGGTGGCCAAGTGGTGTGCGGTTCACTTCGACCGGAACCAAACCACCTGGGTCTCACCTTGGCGCGACCTCGGCCTGTTCGCCGCATGGAAATCCTCAGCCTGCCACGACCGCAAACCGGAGGCGTTCGGGCTGCCTGGATTCCGGGAGTTCGTGAAGTCCCTTCCCGATGATCCGAACACGGCCATCCGGGCCTGCCTCGACCAACTCGAACCAGCCGGTGTCGACATCGCCGACTTCCTCCACCGGCAACTCGTCAGCGTCGCCGGCTGGGCGGGGCACATCCAGTACCTCGTGCGCGAAGACGCCATGCGGGGCGATGAGAACCAGACCCTGCTCGATCTTCTCGCGATCCGGCTGTCCTACGACGCCGCCCTGCATCGGGCATTCGGCAGCGATCCACAAATCACCACCGCGTGGCGCCATCACGGCGTATCCGCCGAGACGAGCGAACTCGATGAGGCCCTCACTCGCTGGCAGCAGGCATACGAAGCCGGGTACCAACGGAAACTGGCCGCCGAACTCACATCCCAGCCGTCCGCCCCGTCGACCTCTAGGCCCCCGGTGCAGGCCGTCTTCTGCATCGATGTCCGCTCCGAGATCGTCCGGAGACATCTCGAAGCCGCCTTGCCCGGCACCCACACACTCGGCTTCGCAGGTTTCTTCGGCTTCCCGGTCGCCCACCAGACCGCCGATGCCTGCAAACCAACCCCACGTTGCCCGGCGCTGCTGGTTCCACCCATCGTCAGCCACGAAAAGCAGCCCGCGAACGCCGACCGGAAACGGGCCGGCAATGGAGCATGGAAGGCATTCCAGAACTCCGCCACGTCCTGCTTCACCTTTGTCGAGTCACTGGGACTGGGCTTCGGCGCCAAACTGATCGCCGCCCGCGACCCAAAGCCGTCGCACGACTCACCCAAGCCGGAGATCGCCGACCTGCCGGCCACCGAGCGCGCCGACCTCGCCGAAGGCGCGCTGCGGGGCATGAGCCTGACCAAGAACTTCGCCCGACTGGTCCTGCTCTGCGGTCATGGCAGCCACAGCGCCAACAATCCGTTTGCCTCCTCGCTCGAGTGCGGCGCCTGCGGCGGCCATGCCGGAGACGTCAACGCGCGCCTCGCCGCGGCGACCTTCAATGACCCGCAAGTGCGCGACCTGCTCGCGAAGAAGGGCATCGTCATCCCGGACGACACCCACTTCCTCGCCGGGCGACACGATACTCTCAGCGACGACTTCCACCTCTATGACTGCGAAAGCGCCCCCGCTACCCACCACAGGGAGATCGCCGAACTTCGGGCCGCCCTGACGACGGCGGGAGCCGCCGCGAGAAAAGAACGCGCTCCGAAACTCGGACTCGGCGATCTCGACGGCCACGCCCTCGACAAGGCGGTTCGCGACCGCGGACGCGACATCGCCCAACTCCGGCCCGAGTGGGCGCTTGCCAACAACGCCTCTCTCGTCGCCGCGCCCCGGTCTCGAACCTCCGGGCTCAACCTCGAAGGACGCGCGTTTCTCCATGAATACCATCCGGAAAACGATCCGGAATCAAAGGTCCTCACCGCCATCCTCACGGCACCGGTCGTGGTGGCAAGCTGGATCAACCTCCAATACTACGGCTCCCGTATCAACCCGGAGGTCCTGGCAGCCGGCAACAAGACGATCCATCAGGTCGTCGGCGGCATCGGAGTGATCGAAGGCAATGCCGGCGACCTCCGGACCGGCCTGCCTCTTCAGTCGATTCATGACGGCAAGCGGTTCGTCCACGAGCCGCGGAGACTCACGGTCTTCATCGAGAGCCGGACCGAGCTGATTGACGCGGTCCTCGATGCCCATCCCGAGGTCCGCCAGCTCTTCGATCACCAGTGGATCCACCTCGTCTGCCTGACCGGTGACACCGCCATGCAGAGGCGGAACGGCCGGTGGCACCCGATCGGATCCGACCCTTCCGAAACCTCAACCACCTCAGACTCCATGAACATGAACCCGAACCAACGCTACCAACTCATCGACGGCAAATTCACTCCCGAGCAGGCGAGGCATGTCCTGCTCTCGCTGGTGAAGAGCAAGATCGACTTCCACAGCATCGAGAAACTGAGCCACGAGGAACGCTTCGGAGAAGACGCGACCCAGCCCCAACGTCGCCTCGCCGAACTTCGCAAGCTTCGCGACACCTTGCTGGAGACTTGCGAGTCGATGGCCGAGACCGGAACCCAGGTCCGCATCAACGGCTGGATCGAAATCGAGCCGCTGCCGGAACCGCAACTCGCTGCCCAAGCAGCCAAGCGGGAACCCGAAGCCGCACACTGA